The DNA window GCTCATAGCGGCACAACCGCTACATGGAAATGGTGACCCTGGAAGAAAGAGGAAAGTCGATTGACGGACGTACGAGACCCCCGAGCAATCCAGCATGAAGACGCGCTGATACGAGCGTTCGTGGTCAAAAGTCGGGTCGAGCGCTTTTTATATCTGCTGGCCGATCCAAAGAGGCGTCACAAGTTCACCGACGAATTGGGCCACTTCAAGTGGTTCGATCCTGCATTTTCAACTGCAGTTAAGTGGCAAGTCGATCCATCCTTGCCATTATGGGAGCGGCATCTTCAGGGCAAACGCCGAATCGTAGAGCTCTTGAGGTCGAAAGGCGCAACCCGCAAGTGTTGGGTCATCTCTAATCGGCCTACCAAAGATGCTCAAGAACTCGACATAGAAGAAGGAGTTGAACATATTTCAGACGGAAGCATTTTGTCCTGCATCCCTGGACGTCTAGCCTACTTTGAGGGCGAAGACGAGTCTCTGATACTAGAACGTATAAGGAAGTGACAGATGTCTGATGCAAAGCGACACGCAACAAAAATGTGGTCAGGACGCTTCCGCGAGCCACTCAACGCAGCCTTCGAAGAATGGCAGCGCAGCTTCCCCTTCGACTGGCGTCTCCTCCCGCAAGAGGTAGCCGCATCGAAGGCGCACGCCCGCGCCATCGCAGCCGCAGGCATCCTCACCGAAGCCGAGCTTACGAAGATGCAAGAAGGCCTCGATGCCGTCCTGGCCAACAATCCCCTGCACGCTGAAACGATCCTCGCCAAGGCCACCAACGCCGAAGACATCCACCACTTCGTCGAGCTCGAACTGACCAAGCAGATCGGCGACCTCGCCCTCAAACTCCACACCGCCCGCAGCCGCAACGAGCAGATCGCGACCGACATGCGTCTCTTCGTCCGCGACGCCATCGACAACACAATCGACGGCCTCCGCGCCTGGCACGGAGCCCTCACCACGCTCGCAGCTGAAGCTGGCGAAAATGTGATCCCTTCCTACACCCATCTCCAACGCGCCGAACCCGTGCTCGTCGCCCACTGGCTCCTCGCCTACGCCAGCATGATCGAGCGCGACATCTCGCGCCTCACCGACGCCCGCGCCCGCATGAACTACTGCCCTCTTGGCTCAGGCGCAGTGGCAGGAGCAACGCTTGCCCTCGACCGGACCATCGCCGCACGCGAGCTAAACTTCACCGCGCCCACTCCCAACAGCATGGACGCCACATCCGACCGCGACTTCGCCCTCGACTTCACCCAGGCCGTCGCCACGCTCGGCATCCACATCTCGCGCTTCGCAGAAGAGTTGACGCTCTACTCCACAGCCGAGTTCGGCTTTCTCGACCTCCCCGAGGCCTTTTCCACCGGCTCGAGCGCGATGCCGCAGAAGAAGAACCCCGACCTCACCGAGCTCATCCGGGGCAAGTCCGGTCGCCTGCTCGGCGCGGCCACCACGCTGGCCACGCTCATCAAGGGCCTGCCGCTCGCCTACAACAAAGATCTGCAAGAAGGCCAGGAGCCGGTCTTCGATTCGGCAGACACCATCGCCGGAATCCTATCCGTCCTTCCCGCCTTTACTCGCGCATTGAAGTTCAACTTCGACCGCATGAAGACCGCCGCCACCACCGGCTATCTCAACTCCATGGCCGCCGCGACGTACCTCTCGAACAAGGGCGTCCCTTTCCGCAAAGCGCACGAGATCATCGGCAACGCCGTGCGCCTCGGCATCGAAACCAAGCGTGAACTCGACGACATCACGCTCTCGGAACTACAACAACTGTCACCCGCCTTCGCCGAAGACTTCTTTGCCGCAATCACGCTGGAAGCTACACTGGATTGTCATGACGTTATCGGCGGAACCGCACGCCCTCGCGTCGCCGAAGCCCTTGCCGCATCTAAAAAGAAGGTTTCTTCACAAGGAACCGAAAGCGAGAAGTAAGCAAAGAAATGTCCGTACTCTCCACACTCGTCGGAGCCATCAGCGACTCCACCTCAACCGACTCCTCGCGCCCCCGCGTCGGCGGCGCGGTCGTCCGCCAGGCCAAGCTCCAGGACGCCGTCCACATCTTCGAGCTCGTCAACTCGCTCTCGCACGACGGCACCCTCCTCCGCCGCAACTACGCCGAGATCTGCGAGAACGTTCGCGACTTCCACATCGCCGAGTCCGAGGCCGGAGTCTTCCTCGGCTGCGGAGCGCTGCATCTCTACGGGCCGCACCTCGCCGAAGTCCGCAGCATCGTCGTCAAGCCCGAAGCCAAGGGCCAGGGCGCGGGCGGCCGCATCCTCAAGGCTCTGCTCGCCGAGGCCGAAGAACAAGGCGTCGTCTGCGTCAGCCTCTTCACCCGCATCCCCGACTTCTTCTTCCACTTCGGCTTTCGCACCGCCGACCGCACCGCACTGCCCGATAAGATCTACAAAGACTGCCAGGCCTGCCCGCGCCTCTACGCTTGCGACGAGGTTGCCATGGTCCGTGGCCCTCTGCCACGCATGGCCGTGCTAGGTCCCAGCCGCCTGCCTCAACCGGAGCTAGTGAAGCTTCAAACGGGCGTCATCTCCCACAGTTAGAAGAAAGCCGGGTGCCCCACCCATGCAGTTTCATCGCATGGGTGGGACGTAAGCCCCATCACCAGGCAAAGTAAAACCCATCCCTTTCCACCAGCTCCACGGTAGTCCCCAGCAACCCGCCGAGCCTCTCGGCAGTCAACAACTCCGTCTTCGCTCCATCCGCCACAATCCTTCCCTCTCGCATCATCAGCACGCGGTCGATCTCCGGCAGAATATCGGCGATGTGGTGCGTGATCAGCATAATTCCCGTGCCCTCCTGCGCGAGTCCACGCAACAAATCCCGCAGATCCTTTTGAGCAGACAGATCCAGCGCATTCGAAGGCTCATCGAGCAGCAACATGTCCGCCGACCCCACCAGTGCGCGACCAATCATCACCCTCCGCTGTTGCCCTGCGGACATCTCCCCAACAACTTTGTCCGCCAGCTTCTCCGAGTCAATCCGTTTCAGCACCTCGCGGGCCTTGTCTCTCATCTCCGAAGTCACAGTAAGATTCGGCCACAGCGTCGAGCTCGAAAAGAATCCCGTCAGCACCGCGTCAAACCCCGTGATCCCGAGCGTTGGCTTGCCCGGCAGCTCCGCCGACACCACGCCCAGTTTCTTCTTCAGCTCCGTTAAATCCCAACGCTCACGCCCAAAGATACTCACCTTCATCCCCGGCTTCACCAACGGATAGCACTCGCAGGTGATCGTCTTGATCAGCGTCGACTTGCCGCAACCGTTCGGCCCAAGGATCGCAATATGCTCTCCCCTCCGCACCGACAGGTTCACATCATGCAGCACTACGTTTTCGCCACGTGCCACATTCACATTTTCGAGCGATAGAAACGTCTCAGTATTCAAAGGTCCCATCGCAAAAGAATAGCCGGTATAACAGTGTCGCTTGAGGCGCATCATAATTGCTTATGAGCATTGAAGGCCCCACCATTCTTCCGCCAAACGATCGCGACAAAGTCACCGCTTACGCGCTCCTGCGTATCACGCTCGGAACGAACATCGCAATGCACGGCGTGAGCCGCGTCATCGCTGGCCCCGCCGTCTTCAGTACGAAGTTAGCCACGCAGTTCGCCGCCTCACCCTTACCGCAGCCACTCGTCCACGCCTTCGGGCAAAGCCTGCCCTGGCTCGAAGCTCTCTTCGGCCTCCTCCTGCTCATAGGCCTTCGCACCCGAGCCGCTCTTATCGGCGGAACTCTCCTGATGCTCGTCCTCACCTTCGGCTCATCGCTCATCCAGGATTGGCAGGCCGCTTCGACGCAACTCATTTACGCTGCCGTCTACGCCGCGCTGCTCTTCCTTCTGCGCTTCAACGGCTGGTCCATCGACGCTCTGCTCGATCGCAAAAAGTAGCCGTGCTCTAACGCATGTTCCGCAGCACCGATCCAACAACCCCGCCGATCACACCATCCTCCACGCTCTCCGCGCGGCGTTCTGTCGGCATGTACTCCATCAGCTGATGCGCTAGTCTTGAGATCGGCAGCGTCTGCAGCCACACACGCCCCGGCCCGGTCAGCGCAGCCAGGAAGATCCCATCCCCACCAAAGATCATGTTCTTCAATCCCGGCACACGCGTGATCTGGAAGTTCACGCTCGACTGAAACGCGCCCACATGCCCCGGATGAACCCGTAGCGTCTCACCAGGTCGAAGGTCCTTCACGATCACCTCGCCTGAGAGCTCCAGCCATGCCATGCCGTACCCGCCGACCTTCTGCAGCAGAAACCCATCGCCGCCAAAGATGCCCGCACCCAACGATTGCTGAAACCCGACACCAAGTTCAATCTGAGCCGTGGCGCACAAAAATCCGTGACGATGGATCAGGTACTCCACCCCCTGCCCCACCTGCACCGGAACGATATGCCCCGGCACCCGCGCGGCAAACGCAACTTCGCCGGGAGCGCCTATCGCCCGGTACTCCGTCATGAACAGCGACCCGCCGCCCGCCATCCGCTTGATCGCCCCGAAGAAGCCCCCACCACCGCCCATCTGCGTGTGCGTCGTCATCTGGATCGTCTGCGTCATCCATGAAAGCTCACCCGCCTCCGAGATGATCGCGTCGTTCGCCCCCAGCGCGAACTCCAGTACCGGCATAGTCGTCCCAACAATCCGATGCTCCATGGCTTCTCCTCCGCTGCTAACGAAAGCAGTATATCGCTTGCTATCATCTCCGTATCCGCAATCGCTAGCGCTAGACCGAGGTCCCTTGGCCCTACTTCTGCCCGTCGCCGTCGCTGCCCTTCTTTATTTTGCCTTCCGCTCCCGTGGCGACAGCTCACGCGTCGCTCTCCTTCGCGCCGCCATCTTTTCTGTAACCATTCTGGTTACGATCTCTGAAGTCCTCAGCATTCCCTATCTCCTCACCCAACCTGCCCTTACCGTCGCATGGGTCATAGCCCTCGCGGGTGCCGGCTTCTTTCTCTTTCGCTCCCGCAAGTCACGCCCTTCCGTACCCGCGGGCGAGTTCCGTCCGGCGATCCACATTCCTCCGCACCTCGCCAAGATAGACATCGTTCTCGCGGCCATCGTAGGCGCCATCCTCGCCACAATCGGGCTTATCGCCATCGTCGTTCCGCCCAATAGCTGGGACGTCATGGAGCACCACATGCCGCGCGTCCTCTTCTGGGTCAGCAACCATACCCTGCGTCCCTTCCCCACACCGGACTACACGCAGATCGTGCTCGGCGACGCCGCCGAAATGGTGACCCTCAACACCTACCTGCTCTCCGGCTCCGACCGCTTTGCCAATCTCGTCGAGTTCCTCTCCTTCGCCGGCTCAGCCATCGCAGTCACACTGATCGCTAGCCGTTTTGGAGCACGCCGGACCGGCCAGCTACTGGCCGCGATCTTCGTCCTCACTATCCCAGAGCTTGTCCTTGAATCCTCCGGCTCCATGACCACCGGCGTCGTCACCTTCTTCACCGTCACCGCGTGCTGCTTCCTTCTCAAGGCTGGCGCAGAACCGAACGAGTGGGACCTGATCACGGCTGCCCTCGCAGCCGGACTCTCTTTGCTCACCAAGGGCATGACCTTCGTCTACCTGCCTGTTCTGCTCATCGGCTGCATGGCCTTCCGGCCATCGCCTATTCTCCTGTGGGCGCTTAAGCGGCTACCCCTCTTCATCGCGCTTGTACTCGCTATCAACACTGGCCAGTTTGTTCGCGCTTACCAGATCACCGGCACGCCCTTCGATGCTCCCTTTCCGAATGGTGGGCCACGTCTGGCCTTCGGCAATGGCCACATTACGCCCGCGACGATCGCCGCCAACACCCTTCGCCAGGTCACGCTGCAGATGGGCACGCCCTCCGACAAGCTCAACGCGTACGTCGAGTCTTCGACCCGTAAGGCGATTCACTTGCTAGGACAAGACGCCGACGATCCGAATGCCCTCTGGTCGAATCTTCCGTATGAGGTTGACCGTCCTACGCGCCTCGAAACCCAGGCCGGGAACCCGATTCACTTCGCACTTATCCTCGGCTGCTTCGCCATCCTGATCTTTCTTCGTCTCGACGTCAAAGACCAACGCGTCCGCTTCTACATACTCAGCATCCTCATTGCGTTCATCGCCTACTCCGCCGTCATCCGGTGGCAGCCCTGGGGCAGCCGGTTTCACATGCCGCTCTTCGTCATGGCCGCCGTTCTCGTCGGCTGCACTGCGGAGCGCATCCTGCGTCGACCATGGCAGGTTTTCGGGTTCGCCGCGCTTTTGCTGGTCATCGTAGCGCCGTATCTACTGTCTAACTCCATCCGCTCCATCCTCCACACCAAGGGCTTCCCAACGATCTTCGAACCAAGGCAACTCCTCTACTTCGCGAATGAGCATAGCGCCGAAGCGTCTTCACAGATCGCTCTCGCCCACGCCATCGACGCAAGCCACTGCAGCCACATCGGGCTCGATGCCTACCTTCCAACTCCCGAACCCGAGATCGGCATGAGCCCTCCCTCCTTCTTCATCTACCCTCTGCTTGCGCAGTTGCACATCGACGGCCGCTCGCGATTCCTGCGTTACATCAACGTCCAGAACCCCACCCAGACCTTTGCCGCAGCAACATCAACGACCCCGCCCTGCGCCATCATCTGCCTTAGCTGCCGCCAGTCCAACGGCCGCAAGTCCGACGCCAGCATGGGCGACACGCACATCTTTGGTGACGATGAACTTGTCTTCCCCAAATGATCCCTACGAACTCTTTCCAGCGCTTACCCGAAACAGCACCTCAAGGAT is part of the Granulicella aggregans genome and encodes:
- a CDS encoding MauE/DoxX family redox-associated membrane protein, which translates into the protein MSIEGPTILPPNDRDKVTAYALLRITLGTNIAMHGVSRVIAGPAVFSTKLATQFAASPLPQPLVHAFGQSLPWLEALFGLLLLIGLRTRAALIGGTLLMLVLTFGSSLIQDWQAASTQLIYAAVYAALLFLLRFNGWSIDALLDRKK
- a CDS encoding GNAT family N-acetyltransferase; the protein is MSVLSTLVGAISDSTSTDSSRPRVGGAVVRQAKLQDAVHIFELVNSLSHDGTLLRRNYAEICENVRDFHIAESEAGVFLGCGALHLYGPHLAEVRSIVVKPEAKGQGAGGRILKALLAEAEEQGVVCVSLFTRIPDFFFHFGFRTADRTALPDKIYKDCQACPRLYACDEVAMVRGPLPRMAVLGPSRLPQPELVKLQTGVISHS
- a CDS encoding ABC transporter ATP-binding protein; this translates as MGPLNTETFLSLENVNVARGENVVLHDVNLSVRRGEHIAILGPNGCGKSTLIKTITCECYPLVKPGMKVSIFGRERWDLTELKKKLGVVSAELPGKPTLGITGFDAVLTGFFSSSTLWPNLTVTSEMRDKAREVLKRIDSEKLADKVVGEMSAGQQRRVMIGRALVGSADMLLLDEPSNALDLSAQKDLRDLLRGLAQEGTGIMLITHHIADILPEIDRVLMMREGRIVADGAKTELLTAERLGGLLGTTVELVERDGFYFAW
- a CDS encoding AIM24 family protein codes for the protein MEHRIVGTTMPVLEFALGANDAIISEAGELSWMTQTIQMTTHTQMGGGGGFFGAIKRMAGGGSLFMTEYRAIGAPGEVAFAARVPGHIVPVQVGQGVEYLIHRHGFLCATAQIELGVGFQQSLGAGIFGGDGFLLQKVGGYGMAWLELSGEVIVKDLRPGETLRVHPGHVGAFQSSVNFQITRVPGLKNMIFGGDGIFLAALTGPGRVWLQTLPISRLAHQLMEYMPTERRAESVEDGVIGGVVGSVLRNMR
- the argH gene encoding argininosuccinate lyase — its product is MSDAKRHATKMWSGRFREPLNAAFEEWQRSFPFDWRLLPQEVAASKAHARAIAAAGILTEAELTKMQEGLDAVLANNPLHAETILAKATNAEDIHHFVELELTKQIGDLALKLHTARSRNEQIATDMRLFVRDAIDNTIDGLRAWHGALTTLAAEAGENVIPSYTHLQRAEPVLVAHWLLAYASMIERDISRLTDARARMNYCPLGSGAVAGATLALDRTIAARELNFTAPTPNSMDATSDRDFALDFTQAVATLGIHISRFAEELTLYSTAEFGFLDLPEAFSTGSSAMPQKKNPDLTELIRGKSGRLLGAATTLATLIKGLPLAYNKDLQEGQEPVFDSADTIAGILSVLPAFTRALKFNFDRMKTAATTGYLNSMAAATYLSNKGVPFRKAHEIIGNAVRLGIETKRELDDITLSELQQLSPAFAEDFFAAITLEATLDCHDVIGGTARPRVAEALAASKKKVSSQGTESEK
- a CDS encoding phospholipid carrier-dependent glycosyltransferase yields the protein MALLLPVAVAALLYFAFRSRGDSSRVALLRAAIFSVTILVTISEVLSIPYLLTQPALTVAWVIALAGAGFFLFRSRKSRPSVPAGEFRPAIHIPPHLAKIDIVLAAIVGAILATIGLIAIVVPPNSWDVMEHHMPRVLFWVSNHTLRPFPTPDYTQIVLGDAAEMVTLNTYLLSGSDRFANLVEFLSFAGSAIAVTLIASRFGARRTGQLLAAIFVLTIPELVLESSGSMTTGVVTFFTVTACCFLLKAGAEPNEWDLITAALAAGLSLLTKGMTFVYLPVLLIGCMAFRPSPILLWALKRLPLFIALVLAINTGQFVRAYQITGTPFDAPFPNGGPRLAFGNGHITPATIAANTLRQVTLQMGTPSDKLNAYVESSTRKAIHLLGQDADDPNALWSNLPYEVDRPTRLETQAGNPIHFALILGCFAILIFLRLDVKDQRVRFYILSILIAFIAYSAVIRWQPWGSRFHMPLFVMAAVLVGCTAERILRRPWQVFGFAALLLVIVAPYLLSNSIRSILHTKGFPTIFEPRQLLYFANEHSAEASSQIALAHAIDASHCSHIGLDAYLPTPEPEIGMSPPSFFIYPLLAQLHIDGRSRFLRYINVQNPTQTFAAATSTTPPCAIICLSCRQSNGRKSDASMGDTHIFGDDELVFPK